The Candidatus Stygibacter australis sequence CCGGCGGTTTACTTAAGGATGCTGTAAATGCGGGTGTTGCTGCCGGTTATACTGAAGGCTATTTGAGGAAATCAATCGTGAGGGATCCTATCACTAATCCGGTTAATACCGGAGATAACACACCGGCAATACTACATACTGATATCGTGGCAGGTGACAAAGTGAGGATCACCCTGATGCCCAAAGGTGGCGGATCAGAGAATATGAGCCGCATTAAGATGCTGAAACCTGCTGATGGAGTGCAGGGTATCAAGGACTTCGTTATTGAGACTGTGAAAAATGCTGGTGGTAATCCTTGTCCTCCTATTTTCGTAGGTGTGGGTGTAGGTGGAACTTTTGATTATGTGGCTTATATGGCAAAAAAGGCTCTGTTACGTCCCATCGGCAACCGCAATCCTGACCCTAAGATAGCACAATATGAAAAGGAATGGCTGGAAGAAGTTAATAATCTGGGAATTGGACCTGCCGGACTGGGTGGCAGGGTCACAGCAATCGACCTTTTTATTGAAGTATATCCCCGACATATTGCCACATTTCCCGTTGCAGTGAATATTCAATGCCATGCTAACCGCGAAAAGACATTTATTTTGTGAGGTGAATATAATGATAAAATTAAATGCCCCCCTAAAGCAGGAAGATGTTAAAAGTTTAAAGATTGGAGATCAAATCTCACTCAGTGGAGTTATTTATACAGCCCGTGATTCTGCTCATCAGAAACTGGTGGATCTACTTAAAGCAGGAAAAGAATTACCCTTTGATCCGGATGGAAGTGTGATATTTTATGTGGGACCTTCTCCAGCAAAGCCAGGTCAAGTGATCGGTGCTGCGGGACCTACCACCAGCTACCGAATGGATCCTTTTGTGATAGACCTTATGAAAGTAGGGATGAAAGGAATGATAGGTAAGGGACCAAGATCAGCGGAAGTAAAGGAAGGATTGAAGCAGTATACCGGAGTATATTTTGGTGCTACTGGTGGCGCTGCGGCACTTCTGGCAAAGACCATTACTGAAGCAGAAGTGATAGCCTTTCCGGAATTGGGTCCGGAAGCAGTGAGAAGACTGGTTGTAAAAGATATGCCTTTGATAGTAGTAAGTGATTGCCAGGGCGGTGATCTGTATGATAAAGGCGTGGAAGATTATAAAAAATAGAGAATAATAAATATACTGGAGGAAGATGATGAAAGTGAAAATGGATATTTCTAACATCGACGAAATATTTCCGGCGGATTTTTCTAATGAAGAAAAGGCACAAGCTAAAACCCTGTTTTTGAAAAGACTATCTCTTGTGGCACATAAATTTTACCGTGGTAAGATCCAGGTAGTCCCAAAGGTGCCCGTGCCTGGATTTAACTGGTTTAATGTGTGGTACACACCAGGGGTATCAATGGTATCAACCACGATCAGGGATGATAATCTTACCTCTTATGAGCTTTCAAACCGAGGTAATCTGGTGGCAGTTGTGAGTGATTCCACTCGTGTGCTGGGAGATGGGGATTGTACTCCTTCAGGCGGATTGGGTGTGATGGAAGGAAAAGCATATCTGATGAAATATCTGGGTGGCGTGGATGCCGTGCCATTATGCGTGGATAGCACAAATGCCCAGGGAAAGAAAGATCCTGATAAGATAATTGAATTCGTGAAAATGGCTGCACCCAGCTTTGGAGCAGTAAATCTGGAAGATATATCTCAGCCTAATTGTTATAAAGTGCTTGATACTCTTCGTGAAGAATGCAGTATACCCGTATGGCATGATGATGCTCAGGGAACTGCATCCGTTACTCTGGCAGGTTTGATCAATGCCCTTAAACTGGCAGATAAGAAGATCGGAGATGTACGAATAGTAATGAATGGAGCCGGTGCTTCTAATACAACTATCGCCAGATTTATTCTGGCAGCAGGAGCTGATCCTAAGAAAATGGTGATGTTTGATTCCAAAGGTTCGCTTCATACTGGACGTAGTGACATAGAATCCAAGCCGGAATTTTACCGGAAATGGGATCTTTGCCAGCAGACTAATCCGAATAGAATTGGTACTATCGCTGAAGCCATGACAGGAGCAGATGTATTGATAGCATTATCCAAACCCGGGCCAGGGACTATTAAGCAGGAATGGATCAGTAAAATGGCTGCAAAATCAATAGTATTTGTATGCGCCAATCCCGTTCCGGAGATATATCCCTATGCAGCAAAAGAAGCTGGTGCTTTTATTGTAGCTACGGGTAGAGGAGATTTTCCTAATCAGGTCAATAATTCGATAGGATTCCCGGGAATATTAAAGGGAACTTTACTTGTGAGAGCTTCAAAGATCACTGATAATATGGCGATTGCTGCTTCATATTCTCTGGCAAATTATGCTGAACGAAGAGGCATCACTCCAGATGACATTATCCCCAAGATGGATGAACCTGATATATTCTGTCAGGAAGCTGCCGATGTTGCCATGCAGGCGATCAAAGATGGTGTGGCAAGAGTGCAATTGACCAGGGAAGAAGTATTTAATGCTGCTAAAAAGGAAATTGATTATTCACGGGAACTCACAAACTCAATGGTCAGTAACGGCTTCATAGAAAATGTACCCCAGGACTTCCTGGAAGAATCTCGTGATTGGGCAATAAAACAGATCA is a genomic window containing:
- a CDS encoding fumarate hydratase, which gives rise to MRKVDVKEITEIIKKLAIEASTIANDSLVESFERSLAKEESPVGKAVFKQLLENVEIARNEATPICQDTGFAVVFMEIGQEVSFTGGLLKDAVNAGVAAGYTEGYLRKSIVRDPITNPVNTGDNTPAILHTDIVAGDKVRITLMPKGGGSENMSRIKMLKPADGVQGIKDFVIETVKNAGGNPCPPIFVGVGVGGTFDYVAYMAKKALLRPIGNRNPDPKIAQYEKEWLEEVNNLGIGPAGLGGRVTAIDLFIEVYPRHIATFPVAVNIQCHANREKTFIL
- a CDS encoding NADP-dependent malic enzyme; its protein translation is MMKVKMDISNIDEIFPADFSNEEKAQAKTLFLKRLSLVAHKFYRGKIQVVPKVPVPGFNWFNVWYTPGVSMVSTTIRDDNLTSYELSNRGNLVAVVSDSTRVLGDGDCTPSGGLGVMEGKAYLMKYLGGVDAVPLCVDSTNAQGKKDPDKIIEFVKMAAPSFGAVNLEDISQPNCYKVLDTLREECSIPVWHDDAQGTASVTLAGLINALKLADKKIGDVRIVMNGAGASNTTIARFILAAGADPKKMVMFDSKGSLHTGRSDIESKPEFYRKWDLCQQTNPNRIGTIAEAMTGADVLIALSKPGPGTIKQEWISKMAAKSIVFVCANPVPEIYPYAAKEAGAFIVATGRGDFPNQVNNSIGFPGILKGTLLVRASKITDNMAIAASYSLANYAERRGITPDDIIPKMDEPDIFCQEAADVAMQAIKDGVARVQLTREEVFNAAKKEIDYSRELTNSMVSNGFIENVPQDFLEESRDWAIKQIRGGQ
- a CDS encoding Fe-S-containing hydro-lyase — translated: MIKLNAPLKQEDVKSLKIGDQISLSGVIYTARDSAHQKLVDLLKAGKELPFDPDGSVIFYVGPSPAKPGQVIGAAGPTTSYRMDPFVIDLMKVGMKGMIGKGPRSAEVKEGLKQYTGVYFGATGGAAALLAKTITEAEVIAFPELGPEAVRRLVVKDMPLIVVSDCQGGDLYDKGVEDYKK